A segment of the Nitrospirota bacterium genome:
ATCTCCTCGGCCGGCCTCTTCGGCTCGGCCCAGTTGAAATGGCGCGCGCCGTAAGGGCAGGCGGCCATGCAGTACCGGCATCCGATGCACCAGTTGTAGTCGATGACCACGATCCCGTCCGGCTCCTTCCAGGTCGCCTGGGTCGGACAGGCCCGGACGCAGGGCGGGTTCTCGCACTGCTGGCACTGGACCGGCATGTAGAAGTAGTCGGGTTCGGGAACGAGCTCCGGGTTGTAGTATTTCTCCGAGTCCTCCAGATCGACCCACTTTTCGCCTTTCTTGAAGCGCAGCACGCTGATCCAGTGTATCTGCGGGTCCTTGGACTGGTTGTTCTCGTCCACGCAGGCGTACTCACACCTTCTGCAGCCGATGCAGCGGGACAGGTCCAGCCCGTACCCGAACTGGACCCCCGGAAGCGCCTTCTCGTTGCCCACGCTGATCTTCTTCCGGTACTGCTGCTCGTATTCCTGCTCCAGCCGGTTCAGCACCTGCTGGATCTCGGCGTC
Coding sequences within it:
- a CDS encoding 4Fe-4S dicluster domain-containing protein; the protein is MKNREGIHVDRRSFLKGAALGLAGAALPLQNADASFWESFFQKHFHEMNDAEIQQVLNRLEQEYEQQYRKKISVGNEKALPGVQFGYGLDLSRCIGCRRCEYACVDENNQSKDPQIHWISVLRFKKGEKWVDLEDSEKYYNPELVPEPDYFYMPVQCQQCENPPCVRACPTQATWKEPDGIVVIDYNWCIGCRYCMAACPYGARHFNWAEPKRPAEEINTKTHYLGNRPRYKGVVEKCTFCIQRTRNGRYPACVEACPVGARKFGNLLDPESEIRYAIEHKRVFRLKEDLNTYPKFYYFFAYGV